In the genome of Streptomyces sp. NBC_00259, the window GATCGAGCCCGAGGTGGCCGCGTCCGCCGCCCGCGCGACCCAGGGGCACATCGGCCGGGCACGCCGGCTCGCCACGGACGAGGCGGCCCGTGCCCGCCGTGCCACCGTCCTCAAGCTCCCGCTGCGCGTCGAGGACGTCGGCGGCGGCCTCAGGGCCGCCCAGGAGCTGGTCGACGCGGCCGCGGAGGACGCCAAGCAGGTCGCGGAGGAGGTCGACACCAAAGAGACCGAGGATCTCAAGGCCGCCCTGGGCGCGGTGGCGGGTGGCCGGATGCCGCGCGGCACGGCAGGGGCGATGAAGGAGCTGGAGGACAGACAGAAGCGCCGCAGGACGCGCACCCAGCGGGACAGTCTCGACCTCGCGCTCACCGACCTGACCGGGTTCTACCGCGATGTGCTGGCGCTGCAGCTCGGCTCCCGGGTCGCCCTCGCGAACGAGGACGTACGGGACGCGCTGGACCGGGTGGCCCGCGGTTCCAGCCCGGAGGGGACCCTGCGCCGGATAGAGGCGGTCCTGGCCTGCCGTGAGGCCCTGGACGCGAACGTGGCGCCGCTGCTGGCGGTGGAGGCGATGACCATGGCGCTCCGTACGGGCTGACCCACCCCTGTGCTCGAATCACCCATACGGGTGCGAAGGGGCACGATACGGCTCCCGGCGGATAGGCTCCCAGGATGGACAACAGGCAGTTCCTCAGGACCTCCGCCATCGCGTTCGCCACAGCCCTGGGGCTGCTTGTCTCCGGCTGCAGCGGCAGCAGTTCGACGTCGGAGGCGTCCGAACCCTCGGGTTCGTCGTCGGTCCCGGGAGCGGCCGCGCCCTCGCCGGTGTCGACGGCCGAGATGAAGCCGTACTACACGCAGAAGCTGAGCTGGCGGAGCTGCGGCGCGCCCGGCTTCCAGTGCGCCACCCTCAAGGCGCCGCTGGACTATGCGAAGCCGGACGGGCCCTCGATCAAGCTGGCCGTGGCGCGGGTGAAGGCCACCGGGCCGGGCAAGCGGATCGGCTCGCTCCAGGTGAATCCCGGAGGGCCGGGCGGCTCTGCCGTCGGCTACCTCCAGGGGTACGCGGGCGTCGGCTATCCCTCCCCCGTCCGGGCCCGGTACGACATGGTGGCCATCGACCCGCGCGGAGTGGCCCGCAGCGAACCCGTCGAGTGTCTCAACGGGAAGGCCATGGACGCGTACACACAGAGCGACCAGACCCCCGACGACGAGGCCGAGATCAGCAAACTGAGCACGGCCTTCAAGGGCTTCGCGACAGGCTGCAAGAAGCGGTCCGCCACGGTCCTCCCGCATGTCTCGACGGTCGAGGCGGCCCGGGACATGGACATCCTGCGGGCCGTGCTGGGCGACGAGAAGCTGTCGTACGTCGGGGCGTCGTACGGCACCTTCCTCGGTGCGACCTACGCCGAGCTGTTCCCGGACCGGGTCGGCCGGCTCGTGCTCGACGGAGCCATGGACCCCGCCCTCCCCGCGCGCCAGATGAACCGCGACCAGACCGCGGGATTCGAGACGGCGTTCAAGTCCTTCGCCACCGACTGTGTGAAGCGCACGGACTGCCCGCTGGGCACCGCGTCGCCGGCGGACGCCGCGAACCGGATGAAGGACTTCTTCGCCAAGGTGGACGCCGACCCCGTCCCGACCGGCGAGAGCCGTGACCTCACCGAGTCGCTGGCCACGACGGGTGTCATCGCCGCGATGTACGACGAGGCCGCCTGGCCCCAGCTCCGCGAGGGCCTCACCCAGGCCATGAACGGTGACGGCGCCGGACTGCTCGCGCTGTCCGACACCTACTACGAGCGCGAGAGCGACGGCTCGTACTCGAATCTGATGTCCGCCTACTCCGCCGTCAGCTGCCTCGACCTGCCGCCCGCCTTCGCCACCCCCGGCGAGGTCTCCGCATCCACCGCCGACTTCGAGAAGGCCTCCCCGGTCTTCGGCAAGGGCTTCGCCTGGGCCTCCCTGAGCTGCGCCTACTGGCCGACCCCGGCCACCGGATCCCCCCACCGCATCGAGGCGAAGGGAGCGGCCCCGATCCTGGTCGTCGGCACCACGCGTGACCCGGCCACCCCCTACAAGTGGGCCCAGGCCCTCGCCGGCCAGCTCGACTCGGGGACCTTGCTCACCTACGACGGCGACGGTCACACGGCCTACGGACGCGGCAGCGACTGCATCGACACGGCGATCAACACCTACCTCCTGGAGGGCACGCCGCCCTCGTCGGGCAAGCGCTGCAAGTAGCCGCGACGGCAGCCCCTCCGCCCCTCACCGCCGACCCGGCCCACCCCGTCGGGGTGATCACCGGGGCGGTCAGGGGCACCCCGAACAACCCTGTAGACTTAGCGCCGCTGCTGATGCGAGCCTGCTCCTGCCGGAACGGCTCTATCGGCAGCATGCCGCCTTAGCTCAGTTGGCCAGAGCAACGCACTCGTAATGCGTAGGTCTCGGGTTCGAATCCCGAAGGCGGCTCAGAAAGTGCAGGTCAGTGCACACGAAGGCCCTCCGTAAGAGACTACGGAGGGCCTTTTACGTTGCCGAGGGGAACATCCTGGGAACGCGCGGCGCCCCGTATTCAACCCTTCGGGAATCGCAAGGTTGTTTGTCCGGAATGTTATGTGAACGGGAAAGCCTCTGGGCCCATGAAGGCGAGAGCTGCTCCTACGGAGCCGAGGGCTGTGAGCATGACGGCCGTGAACCGTCCTGGCTTCCACTTCATGAAGAA includes:
- a CDS encoding alpha/beta hydrolase — encoded protein: MDNRQFLRTSAIAFATALGLLVSGCSGSSSTSEASEPSGSSSVPGAAAPSPVSTAEMKPYYTQKLSWRSCGAPGFQCATLKAPLDYAKPDGPSIKLAVARVKATGPGKRIGSLQVNPGGPGGSAVGYLQGYAGVGYPSPVRARYDMVAIDPRGVARSEPVECLNGKAMDAYTQSDQTPDDEAEISKLSTAFKGFATGCKKRSATVLPHVSTVEAARDMDILRAVLGDEKLSYVGASYGTFLGATYAELFPDRVGRLVLDGAMDPALPARQMNRDQTAGFETAFKSFATDCVKRTDCPLGTASPADAANRMKDFFAKVDADPVPTGESRDLTESLATTGVIAAMYDEAAWPQLREGLTQAMNGDGAGLLALSDTYYERESDGSYSNLMSAYSAVSCLDLPPAFATPGEVSASTADFEKASPVFGKGFAWASLSCAYWPTPATGSPHRIEAKGAAPILVVGTTRDPATPYKWAQALAGQLDSGTLLTYDGDGHTAYGRGSDCIDTAINTYLLEGTPPSSGKRCK